A stretch of DNA from Scomber scombrus chromosome 9, fScoSco1.1, whole genome shotgun sequence:
ATTTTCTGCAGTACATGAAGTCCTGAATGGAATATCTTTGATTAAaccaacaaataaatatttatcaaaCTATGTTTGTTTATGCTGTTAAAAAGGACATTTGAAATGCTATCttgaatgttttgttatttcaaaTCTATATTTGACTGTCATCCTGCTCTTGTATTGGTAAAAACTAACAATATGAGCCTGTGTGTTCAGGGCACAAAATTAGCACCAGACAACAGACAAATGctgttaaaatattcaaatgtctggtagatttgcttcactcaccagcTAAAAACCCCCCCAATTGTAATCAATTGAGTAGCtggtaaaatgtaaacatccaaaGTAAATTTTGCACCCtgcttgcacatttttaaaactctgaATATGAGACAGTTTGTTCAGGACTCGCAGTGAAGGCAGAGACACATGAAGGAATAACCTACCTGTACTGAAAACGCCCTTCTTCACTCCAAAGGGCTGAACTTGCAGGTTGTAGGTGTAGATGGTGAGCAGGCCGGTGATGGTGTAGTTCTGCTCTTTATTGCACATGTAGGAGCTGCCGACGGCGGCCTGCCACAGACTCAAGTTGTTGTTCCCCTCAGAAAACACAACGCCtggaaagaaacacacagatgtaAAGACAACATCTGGGTGTGGTGTCTGGTGTGCGTGGGTAGGTGTGATACTTATACTAACCAGAGCTCGTTTTTCCGGTGACGTTCAGAGCATGAAGGCGGAATTTCTTTGTGTCCTgtcagaagaaaaatatagttCAGATATAAAAGAATGTGCTTGAAAGTAATTTATTGTGAATGTATGACAACCCTACCAGCCTTTATAAACTACCAAAGGCATCCAGGATAAAAAACATTACCCTTCTCAAATCTGAGAGATACAAgttacattaatttaaaaaatagaaatactttCTTAACTTAATTTGAAAGGCGTTACAAGTATTTTTCTTCTATGTGTTCACGTTTGACCAAAAAAATCTGATTCTGATCAAAGTTGTGGTCATGACAATAAACGATGCgtcatcattttatcctatCAAACATTTGTGTTAAACGCTGTTGTAATTAGCATATCAAGTCTTGCATTACAaccaataacatgttttatgagTTCGCAGTGAGCTTGAACTTCGACCACTAAAATCTAATCAGATCAGCTTTGAGTTCAAGTGAACATTTGAACGGGATGGACGGACAACCCAAACACACAACTTCACATgtaaaagtacacacacacacaaacaaaagtaatAATGTTAACATAACAACTGGACTGAGgttagatatttaaaaatagagATCATAACACCAGAACAGAACTTAGGTAACTATTcatcaaacaggaaaacagtcGGTGATTTGATTTCCCTTCTGGTTAAATTAGGAGAGGCCACAGCACAGCACACTAAGAAAAgatgtgttttcagtctgaatctGAAAATCTCCAAAAAACCTGCCTCCTGAATATTCATTCCAAAGAAGGGGAATTTGTATGTCTACCAGGATCAAGAGAAATAAAAGGATGTGATGAAGTATATGGAGTGATAAGACAGGAGATATACGAGGGAGCCACTAACCCATTTAAAGCCTTTTGAGTAAGTTGAAGGATTTTCAGCTCTTGCTTGACTTGGTAGCCAATACAAAGACATCACTACTGGTGTTATATGATCCAACTTCTTAGATCTTGAGGAGTTTGGCAGCTGGACCAAACTGAGACCTTTTGTTGCGGTCATATTGTGAAGGACAGAATAAAGTGCCTTACAGTAGTTGATTCTGAATGTTATATAAGCATATACAAGGACTTCAACGTGTGAGTTGGATAAAATGTGGCATATTTTGGCTATGTTACGATAGTGAAAAAAGGCAGCTCATGTTCTCTGGCTCTCTGAGAAATTGTGCAGccataaagattaaaaaaaggaaaacaattcAAATGAAATCTTAAATGTAACCAGGCCGGTGTATCAAAACAATATATCCAACATGTTGTTGAGTACTTACATTGGCGAAGGTTAACATGACAGTCATTGTGTTAGATGTCAGCACCAGCTCACTGCTGTTGACTCCACATGATCCAGAGACCTGGGTCCCATTAGGATCCAAGTTCATCTCCTGATATTTCTAAAGCAGATGGAAGTGAAGGGAACCAAATAAGAAACGGCCACAAAGATCACCTGTGTATAAAATAAAAGGGATTAACTGTGTTTCTGAACATACGTCTCCCTGCTTGAAACCAATCCGCAGACCAAAGCTGGCCAACAGACAGGCTGTGCTGTTCTCATCTTGCTTGATGCTGTACTTCCCGGTTATGGGTGGGGGCAGGGTAGGGGTTGGGGTGGTGGTTGGGATGGTGGTTGGGATGGTGGTCGGGGTGGTGGTATTATGAGGGGCAATGGTAGTCGAGTTTGGAGCTTCTGTGGTAGTGGTGTTGGGAGTGGTGGTAGGAGTGGTGGTGGGAGTGGTGGTGGGAGTGGGCGGGGCAACAGTGGTTACGGGCAAATCAGCAGAGCAAGTGCTGACtgtgcagagagaaaacagagagaggaggtcGTCAATAGAGACAGGAGATAATTATTAAAGCCAGGATGAGACGTGAAGCTTCATCTACACTCACTCTTTTCACTCTTGCTGCCGTTGCTGACAAAAGCCTGTATGAGCACGTTCCACAGTGTCTGATTGACTGAGTCAGACTGGATCACGTCTTTACTCTTGCAAGAGTAGCAGGTGTCCATGCCAACGCCTGTAATGTGAGGCGTCATGCTCACTGACATGGTTCctaaaaagcaaaacagaaacacagaaacacatcagcatCAGTACAACATCTTTTGTCCATGTGTATATTCTGGCTTGTACTGTGAAGTGTAGAAGTCACCATTTGACAAAGAATTGGGGAAGTGGGTCGAGTCGCCGAGATTGTAGGAAAACATGATGGAGTCCACCTGGTACATTTGGTCATTCCCTGTGAAGTTCACTCTCCAGGAGTGACCTTCTCCAAAACTGAGCATCAGCACTGAGCTTGTGACATCACATGTACTTTCATCGCTTTTGACCTCAACGGGAAGTTCAATCTCAACTGTTTCATTCTGAAATGAGAGCAGAGTGTAACCTTAACCTGACAGGAGTATATACCATAGATTTTGTGAGACAGgtctaaagaaaaaaatgctgctAAGCAAAGTTTTAGTTAGTGCGAACACAATAAAGATTTACTGAGTACAATTTTAATGTACACAAACATGTCAAGAGGCAATGGGGCAAAAGCTTATTTGTTTATCTGATGTGCATGACACAAATATTAAGTCCAATAAATGTTTAACTATTAAAACAAGATTATATTGGCCTAAATATGTTAAACAGCTGATATGATAAATTCATTCTAGTAGAAAAGAATAATTAAGAAACATGAAAGCGTgttacaattacatttatttctgtgaGCGTCTCTCTGTAGACCAACAACTCACTCATCAAAGGGACAGGACAAAACAAGTACAGGATATGCACCAGGACAACTCATACACTGAAATGCTGAATAGCAAGAATATATGTTTGCTTTGTAGTAACTGCCCCTATTCCTTTTCCACCATTTCCTTTTCATGGTGACATTTTCTTCCGACAAGAGCTGTCTGATTATCACACCACTGAGGTGGTCTGGAAACTGCAGCACTGCTATGTCGCATTAGCAAATCAGCATAGCATATATACCAAACACAAGCACAGGTCAATCAAAGTAGAAGAGTGTGTGACTTAGAGTAAACACCCACCGTATTGCCAGTGACTTCATATGAGACTGAGAAGTTGACCATTAGATTTGCATACAGGCATAACTTGCCATCTTTGCCCAAGACCGACACCTCAGTACCACGTGACAGATGGAgttctgaaaagaaaagaaattactGAATTTATTCTGAATGATTATCAAGAGTTAGTTCTAGCTGGAATTTAATAGGTTACTCTCTTTTCAGTAAAAAATATAGCTGCAACATGtggaataaacacagacacttcATGTGAAGTTTATTTGTtacaatacaacacattttgaaGCAAATACAAACTCATTTCTACGTAGTGGAAATCAAGAAAACACTATTATtactaacatttttaaaagatagtGTACTCCATACTTGAAGTACTTGACAAAAGATAGGCCAAGGTCCACTTGGATTAACTATGATTTAGATATTATGCTTTGTCATCAACTCAACAGCTGACTGCTACAATCTGCAGGGAACACAAGCTTATAAAGCATCCAACATGACTCAAACAGATGACCTACactataaaaataatttctttttaTAGGAGTGTCAGGTTTAGAGTCACAACCTGTACCTGAACCAGTGTTTAGTCTTGGTAAGTTAAGTCTCTGTAAACTAAAATCAAAATGTGTGACTCAATACAATAGGGGCACTATTTTTGGTGAGaccaaaaatgtaaacacagtaTGAGATAAAGTATGGTAAGAACATTTGCAgcagtaaaatatttgaaattccTAATCAGGTCACAGAACATTATGGGTCACATGCCCTGAACGCTGTATCTGTTAGCAGTGGAGACTAACTTAAAGGATGGGTATgcattttttcaaatgtgtcttaaaacaacagtcaggtgtccaaatgaacagTGGAGCAAGTTTTccttactgtaatcattcatcaTGTTCACACTGGCTATTAAAACTTCAAATATACTTTCAATGCAAGTAATAGCGGCCAAAATCTACAGTGGGTTCACACACATTaggcaaaaacattttaaggtttatctgaagtttatatgaagcttcagtaGTGTGAGCTAGTCATGTCAAGTAGATATCCACCACATTTACAGTCAGATAAATAgcctcagataaacttttaaatggtGGGGGGAgtgtattcagatcctttacttaggTAAAAGCACCACTACAGCAATGTCAAAAAAATactactttatattatatatactatggCCTAACtggatataaaatataatttagtcTACAGGTTCCCAGCCTAGGGGTCAGACCTCCTCCAAAGGGTCATGAGATAAATCGGAGGGGTCGtaagatgattaatgggagaggaaagaagaaacaacaagttctgatacacatctgttttcactttttggacttttttctaatctttgatttttggtgaaatatttgttcatttgaacatttaagcATCAGTATTTGCCTTATCCTTAGTTACTTGCATTTTGGCACAAAAACAGGCTTGTGGATTTCATCAGCTACATTGAAAGTACATtaatgaagggatcttctgagggtcagtattaacaggaggaatgataacagcaagaaaaacgattttcagtgtttatttgggcGCCTAACTGTTATTTTAGACACGAAACACTCATTTAAACGTACTATCAGCAGATCAAGTAGCTACATTATCAACACAAGAGATTAAAGAGGATTtctcatttgaaatgtttattttaaacgGATGTGATCTTTTTTAACGTGATTGAGTTTTTAGGTCACAATCTTAGTTAGGTTTACTAACGCTAACTAATCACATAACGCTACAGTACATCAAGTAACGTTAATTTATCGGTAAAATTACATAACGTTGGAGTAATTCAAGTAACGTTAATTAAACGGTAAAATAACATAACGTTATTTAACGGTACATCACATGACAACGGTAGCTGAACGGTAACTCTCTGTTGCCGTTCGGTCACGTGCTAACTTACTGTAAACCTCCAAAAGTTGCTAACTATATTAGCCTGCTAACATAACGTTGACTCATTTTACGTTGTACCTACAAGGCTGTAAGCGCCCCTTATATTTTGAAAGCATTGCTGTTTGAGTGTCTTTATGCGCATACATCACTCACACAAGCTTAGatttcattattaaatcaaACTTTAGCTTTCAAATGATCCCAACAGTAAGCTAACGCGAAGTTAGCTACCGTTGTCAACACATTATATCATATACGCCTTACGTTATATATGATATCAGTATAGGTCCAAACGTTTGGCTAGTTGAAGTTATTTTCTGTATATAGTTTAGATGCTGAGCTTTGGCATGAAAATTAAAACAGCATGTATGTGAACGAATACAGTGTTTTATGACTGACTCGGCGGTTTAGCTGCTTCTCAGCGGTGTTGTTGACGTAGGTAACAATTAGCAAGCAAGCTAGCCACATTAGCAAAACATCACGACTCCTCCAAGTGAACAGCTGATGGTGGTTTCGGTTCTTCAGGGCCTCTACAGTTAATTCAACCCACAAAAATGGCACATGTATGTCTTTGTAATTAAAGAAGACTGACAATCAAGCTACAAGCACCAACTATATTTAAATATCTTCAAACAGCAGCATAAAGCCTGAGCTCAGCAGAACCAGGCCCCAGAAGTTTAATCACGTCACTTCGCATAATAGAGATTTTCTTTggtcttctttttttgcagatTTAAATATTATTCAATGTGGTTATACGTACCAATTCCCAGTGCGAGGAATAACACAAATGCAGCATATCGGGACATGATCGCCTGATAGTTTTAGAGTGCCAGACAccggagaggagaagagaaagccGGACAGAGACGCTCACTCAGCGGCGTTTAGGATGAAGCTGAGCCGCTGTACCAGGAAATGGAAGTCATATGACAGAGACCAATGTGTCAGAAGGAGGTGTGGACTGTAATCTATCTTTAGATATCTCCCCCCTTTTTTACAGTTAATTATTGTCCTGTATGGTACATTGTAAACGCTCACcagaatgtaaatgtttgcaAAAAATGCTTAACATCGGTTtgctattaaaaataaataaaataaaaagacccACTAAGACACCAGGAAAAATGTTGAGAAACCAGTgatcaaagaaagaaaaccccGATTGAAACAGTTATTTTAATCTGAAGCAATAAACCTAACAGACTCATACAAACAAGGGCTTGTCTaatcaatcatgttttttttcctcagtaaTCACTCAAAAGTTGAGGCAATCCACTCAATTTTCCTCACTTTCAGCAAAGTCTACAAGCCCCACAGggacatttacaaaaaaaacaagactaggtcaaaGCCTAGTATATGGCTGGACTGTGTATGAAACACTTGAGGGCTTTTAATTGACGGATACAAGAAGTGAATGGGTTAAGTAACTGGCTGACTGAGTGATTAAGTTGCACCATTGTGTAACCTCATTAGTCAGTCAGGGataaacatttgtgtttatagGGCTGGCCCGAAGCGGTCCAGCCACACATATAGTGTGTATGTTGTATGACACAGAGGGATGGTGAGGAAAAGGACTCTGCTGCCATTGTGCTTTTAGTATACTTTCTAAGGGTTAACAAAAACCTAAAAAGCTGTCAGATGGggttgtttaaaatgtcacttttgttaggtatgtactgtacaaagaaacaaaaaaacaaaaaggagaaactAGATACATGTACAACTGTTTTAGCAGCTTGAATACACCCTATAATAAAAGAAGTGCTCCTGTTTTTGGCACATACTGTTTTGTACTTTGTGTGTTCATGATCACAGCTTTGACAGGTGGCTATGTGGCCTTAAGGTTGTAAAACTCTGCTGCAGGATCACACATTTGACACCAATATCACCCAGCTTTCAAATTTCTGCAATGAATGTTAGTTAGTCCAATAGTCCCACATTTGACACTGACTGAAGAAACAAgcatcatttaatttttttttttttttgatcctctttctctccaacTTGTGGTACATTTAAGCATTGTTAGGTGTGTCAGCATTTGTTTGGGGTACTGAGTgaacaaaaagggaaaaaaagtgactTGATAACAAAGAGCATATTGATTCAAACTATGGACAAAGAAGAATCTaagtttgaaaataaatattttccctctccattaaaaaaaaaagagcaaacgGAACAACATCTGTGTCTTCTTCGTCTGTCCAAGGTCGCCCAATTctctcagagacactgagaAATATGGACAATAATCTTTTTTCAATGGGCACGCAGTCCACAGGATCACAAGACCCCTGACAAAAATCCTGTGGAGCAGTATCCATTCACTTGTCGGTCGCTGGGTTGAAGATGATAATGGTAAACATCCACTGGAGCAAAAGATTTACGAGACCGATCACTAAGATCAGCTTTCAGCCTGACTCGACCGTCTgcaactctttttttctctgtcactttttctttctttaagcCACGTAATTGTATTGGTTGGGGTTCTCCTTGTCACGCTCCATATAGTCCCTGTCAATAAGAGACTCTATCCTCTTCTTCAAGTCAGCAGGCTGAAAGGGAGAAGAACAGAGGTGGAAGAAGTTACAAGATGAGGAACATGCTAACACTTCTGATTATTTTTACCCTGAGGTGTGAGGTGAGCACACTGAAAAGCTGATTCATGGTAGCCATCCCACTTCCACTGGGCAACGTAATATACAAAAGCCCTGCTTGGAAAAAACAgtttacatattattattgCAAATGGTCTTGAATCAACACCACTTTAACTGTTAATCAGTATCATTAGCTAATGGGAGCAGCAGCTCACTAACAGAGAGGGTGTTGTTATGAAACTGTGCACAGAAAGGCTGTATGTTTATAGATGGAGAAGTACTAATGGTTTTACAATATGAACACCCTCAAAGAGGTACTTTAAATACAACTGGTAAGACAATAGAGATTTTTTGCTTTAacaattaatctgctgattattttgttgattaattgatttctgacattttacagacaaaatgattaaatagTGATTATGGTCCTTGCAATACCTCAGAgccaaatgttttcaaaatgtcttttttttgtccaacaaACACTccaaaaagatattcagtttactgccaTGAATGATTAAGCATTACATCATTGCATTTGAGAAGCAGGAACCAACAAATTTAacatatttgctttaaaaaacaactaagtccattatttgattatcggcgtttgactaatcaattaatcgacaAATTGTTGCAGCGATAATTTCGAGTACAACTGCAAAATAAAGTGATAGAGACCCCCACTTCATTATGAAAGATATCCTCATTAGAGCTGGACTGATAAATCCTATGTTAGTTTGTTGCAGATATTTGTGAGGAAATATACTTCATGTTGCTTGATAAGTAATAAGAAACgtaaagtataaaaaaatacaaaaatatgtttaagcACATTTACTGTGTCTCCACTTCttagtttgtccaccagagagcactAAAAGTTGTTTTCAACTCTAAAATGTCCCAGAAAGaacatattttgatttttttttaatttttaaaaaaggatcacAACTGCACTAATCACCTTGACAGGGAACTTGAGCTGGTTGTACACCTCGGACATCAAAAGATTATGGCTCAGAGTCTTCCTCATCTTCATGATCCGCACAATCGCAGCATCAATCTGATACTGCCGATCCTGAAAGACCCTTTCTGTGGTGCTGGCTTGCTCTTCCACCTGTGGGAAAAACAATAAGTTAAAACATAACTGCCAAATATCATGACCCTGAAGCAGTGAGATGAGTATAAGAACACAGTTATACCGTTTCTTTCATCTGGATCTGGTTGATTTTGATTCTGAAGAGCTTGTGTTTGAAGTCGTCGTTGCAAGAAAACTTGTCCCCGTCCTCCACGTCTTTGCTTTTGGGGATTTTGGTGAGAACACGTGCTT
This window harbors:
- the lamp2 gene encoding lysosome-associated membrane glycoprotein 2 isoform X1, yielding MSRYAAFVLFLALGIELHLSRGTEVSVLGKDGKLCLYANLMVNFSVSYEVTGNTNETVEIELPVEVKSDESTCDVTSSVLMLSFGEGHSWRVNFTGNDQMYQVDSIMFSYNLGDSTHFPNSLSNGTMSVSMTPHITGVGMDTCYSCKSKDVIQSDSVNQTLWNVLIQAFVSNGSKSEKISTCSADLPVTTVAPPTPTTTPTTTPTTTPNTTTTEAPNSTTIAPHNTTTPTTIPTTIPTTTPTPTLPPPITGKYSIKQDENSTACLLASFGLRIGFKQGDKYQEMNLDPNGTQVSGSCGVNSSELVLTSNTMTVMLTFANDTKKFRLHALNVTGKTSSGVVFSEGNNNLSLWQAAVGSSYMCNKEQNYTITGLLTIYTYNLQVQPFGVKKGVFSTAEECQGDAESFLVPIAVGVALLVLILIVLLAYFIGRKRNMASGYESF
- the lamp2 gene encoding lysosome-associated membrane glycoprotein 2 isoform X2; the protein is MSRYAAFVLFLALGIELHLSRGTEVSVLGKDGKLCLYANLMVNFSVSYEVTGNTNETVEIELPVEVKSDESTCDVTSSVLMLSFGEGHSWRVNFTGNDQMYQVDSIMFSYNLGDSTHFPNSLSNGTMSVSMTPHITGVGMDTCYSCKSKDVIQSDSVNQTLWNVLIQAFVSNGSKSEKISTCSADLPVTTVAPPTPTTTPTTTPTTTPNTTTTEAPNSTTIAPHNTTTPTTIPTTIPTTTPTPTLPPPITGKYSIKQDENSTACLLASFGLRIGFKQGDKYQEMNLDPNGTQVSGSCGVNSSELVLTSNTMTVMLTFANDTKKFRLHALNVTGKTSSGVVFSEGNNNLSLWQAAVGSSYMCNKEQNYTITGLLTIYTYNLQVQPFGVKKGVFSTAHECSLDDTSILIPIIVGAALAGLILIVVIAYVIGRRKTYVGYQTL